The Sphingomonas sp. So64.6b genome includes a region encoding these proteins:
- the trpC gene encoding indole-3-glycerol phosphate synthase TrpC yields the protein MTDILDRILETKRAEVTARKATTSLSELDARRAEQTAPRGFRAALDAKATTSHALIAEIKKASPSKGLIRADFDPPAHARAYQAGGAACLSVLTDEPWFQGADHYLTEARAACTLPVLRKDFMVDVWQVPEARSIGADAILLIMSALDDTLLAEIEAAAIECGMDVLVEVHDAKELDRAMKLQSRLIGVNNRNLRDFTVDFARTYELVSKAPADCTFVAESGLTTRADLDAMAERGVKCFLIGEALMRQQDIEAATRALVG from the coding sequence ATGACCGATATCCTTGACCGTATCCTGGAGACCAAGCGCGCCGAGGTGACCGCGCGCAAGGCGACCACGTCGCTGTCCGAACTCGATGCGCGCCGTGCCGAACAAACCGCACCACGCGGCTTTCGCGCCGCGCTCGACGCGAAAGCGACGACCAGCCACGCGCTGATCGCCGAGATCAAGAAAGCAAGCCCCTCCAAGGGCCTGATCCGCGCCGATTTCGATCCCCCCGCGCATGCCCGTGCCTATCAGGCCGGCGGTGCCGCCTGTCTTTCAGTGCTGACCGACGAGCCATGGTTCCAAGGTGCCGACCATTATCTGACCGAAGCACGGGCAGCCTGCACGCTGCCCGTGCTGCGCAAGGATTTCATGGTCGATGTGTGGCAAGTGCCGGAGGCGCGGTCGATCGGCGCCGACGCCATCCTGCTGATCATGTCCGCGCTCGATGACACGCTGCTCGCCGAAATCGAAGCGGCAGCGATCGAATGCGGCATGGATGTGCTGGTCGAGGTGCATGACGCCAAGGAACTCGACCGCGCGATGAAACTCCAGTCGCGGCTGATCGGCGTCAACAACCGGAACTTGCGCGATTTCACGGTGGATTTCGCGCGCACCTATGAACTGGTGTCGAAAGCACCCGCCGATTGCACCTTCGTCGCCGAAAGCGGCCTGACGACGCGCGCCGATCTCGATGCGATGGCCGAGCGTGGCGTGAAATGCTTCCTGATCGGCGAAGCGCTGATGCGGCAGCAGGATATCGAGGCGGCGACACGGGCGCTGGTGGGATGA
- the moaC gene encoding cyclic pyranopterin monophosphate synthase MoaC — protein MSKLTHLDQAGAAHMVDVSGKAITAREAIATGRITMSSAAISAIRDGAAAKGDVLAVARVAGIMAAKRTSELIPLCHPLPLSRVAIELKIDESGVEAIATATTDGKTGVEMEALTAVSVTLLTIYDMAKAIDKAMTIGGVRLLSKTGGKSGDWSA, from the coding sequence ATGAGCAAGCTCACTCATCTCGACCAGGCCGGTGCAGCCCATATGGTCGATGTATCGGGCAAGGCGATTACCGCGCGCGAGGCGATCGCCACTGGACGCATCACCATGTCCTCTGCCGCGATCAGCGCGATCCGCGATGGTGCGGCAGCCAAGGGCGATGTGCTCGCGGTCGCGCGGGTCGCCGGCATCATGGCGGCCAAGCGCACCAGCGAGCTGATTCCGCTCTGCCATCCATTGCCATTGTCGCGCGTCGCGATCGAGTTGAAGATCGACGAGAGCGGCGTCGAGGCCATTGCCACCGCCACCACCGACGGCAAGACCGGGGTCGAGATGGAAGCGCTGACCGCCGTCTCGGTCACGCTGCTGACGATCTACGACATGGCCAAGGCGATCGACAAGGCGATGACCATTGGCGGTGTGCGCCTATTGTCGAAGACCGGCGGCAAATCGGGCGACTGGTCGGCCTGA
- a CDS encoding molybdopterin molybdotransferase MoeA produces MPGTSPRVNPPALLPLAEAQSRLFALAPRVSSETMPLRAAANRWAAADIVALRTQPTTDLSAMDGYAIRFADLPGPFTLVGESAAGRPFPGTVGANETARIFTGAAMPQGADTVMVQEEVARDGDIVTLAGEGPRRLGGNTRLKGLDFSTGDILVARGERLTPARIAVAATGGYGALQVGRPIRVAINATGDELTAPGAAIDSAGLPESNGVMLAAMLADLPVEVIDLGILPDRLDVMTAALSRVDADILVTTGGASVGDHDLVRPALEAAGGSIDFWRLALRPGKPMMAGRLRETVVLGLPGNPVSAFVTATLFLRPLIAAMSGAADPLPRTTPAMLGEALAANDHRQDFLRAETRDGRVFASTIQDSSMLRTLARADCLIVRAPHAPAAAAGEIVDTLRIA; encoded by the coding sequence ATGCCGGGTACATCACCGCGTGTGAACCCGCCTGCTCTTCTCCCCCTCGCCGAAGCGCAATCGCGCCTCTTCGCGCTCGCGCCCCGCGTTTCCAGCGAAACCATGCCGCTACGCGCCGCCGCAAATCGCTGGGCAGCGGCCGACATCGTCGCTTTACGAACTCAGCCAACCACCGACCTCTCGGCAATGGACGGTTACGCGATCCGCTTCGCCGATCTGCCCGGCCCTTTTACGCTGGTCGGCGAGAGCGCCGCCGGCCGACCGTTCCCCGGCACCGTCGGTGCGAACGAAACCGCCCGCATTTTTACCGGCGCGGCGATGCCTCAAGGCGCGGATACGGTGATGGTCCAGGAGGAGGTCGCACGCGACGGCGATATAGTGACGTTAGCCGGAGAAGGCCCCCGCCGGCTCGGCGGCAATACTCGCTTGAAGGGGCTCGACTTCTCGACTGGCGACATCCTCGTGGCGCGTGGCGAACGTCTCACGCCGGCGCGTATCGCAGTTGCCGCGACCGGGGGGTATGGCGCGCTTCAGGTCGGCCGCCCTATCCGCGTGGCGATCAATGCGACCGGCGACGAATTGACCGCGCCCGGCGCAGCGATCGATAGCGCGGGCCTTCCCGAATCCAATGGCGTGATGCTCGCCGCGATGCTCGCCGACTTGCCGGTCGAGGTGATCGATCTCGGTATTCTCCCCGATCGTCTCGACGTGATGACCGCGGCCCTGAGCCGGGTCGATGCGGATATCCTCGTCACCACCGGTGGCGCGTCGGTCGGCGACCATGATCTCGTCCGCCCCGCGCTTGAGGCCGCAGGAGGTAGCATCGATTTCTGGCGCCTCGCGCTGCGCCCGGGGAAACCGATGATGGCGGGGCGGCTCCGTGAAACGGTCGTGCTCGGCCTGCCTGGCAACCCGGTGTCCGCCTTCGTCACCGCAACCCTGTTCCTGCGCCCGTTGATCGCCGCGATGAGTGGCGCGGCCGATCCGCTGCCGCGCACCACGCCGGCGATGCTCGGCGAAGCTCTCGCCGCCAATGACCATCGCCAGGATTTTCTGCGCGCGGAAACGCGTGATGGCCGGGTCTTTGCCTCGACAATCCAGGACTCGTCGATGCTGCGCACCCTCGCGCGCGCCGACTGTCTGATCGTTCGCGCGCCGCATGCGCCGGCCGCAGCTGCAGGAGAAATCGTCGACACCCTGCGCATCGCTTGA
- the lexA gene encoding transcriptional repressor LexA: MLTRKQHELICFISDRLAETGVSPSFEEMKEALDLKSKSGVHRLISALEERQFIRRLPNRARALEVLKVPERGDVARKTPAAPANIRILPEPANDVIEIPLHGRIAAGVPIEAFEGSSMLAVPAALLGGGEHYALEVSGDSMVEAGILDGDYALIRRADTARDGEIVVALIDDSEATLKYFRREGAMVRLDPANRAYDAQRYSPAQVRVQGKLAGLLRRYD, translated from the coding sequence ATGTTAACGCGCAAACAGCATGAGCTGATCTGCTTCATCAGTGATCGTCTCGCCGAAACCGGCGTGTCGCCTTCGTTCGAAGAAATGAAAGAGGCGCTCGATCTCAAATCGAAATCGGGCGTACATCGCCTGATCAGCGCGCTCGAGGAACGCCAGTTCATTCGCCGCCTGCCCAATCGCGCCCGTGCGTTGGAAGTGCTGAAGGTGCCGGAACGCGGCGATGTTGCACGGAAAACGCCTGCTGCGCCGGCCAATATCCGCATCCTGCCCGAACCCGCCAACGATGTGATCGAGATCCCGTTGCACGGCCGCATCGCCGCCGGCGTGCCGATCGAAGCGTTCGAGGGCAGTTCGATGCTTGCTGTCCCCGCCGCATTGCTCGGTGGTGGCGAACATTATGCGCTCGAAGTGTCGGGCGACTCGATGGTCGAGGCGGGTATCCTCGATGGCGATTATGCATTGATCCGCCGCGCCGATACGGCGCGCGATGGGGAGATCGTCGTCGCCCTGATCGACGACAGCGAAGCGACGCTCAAATATTTCCGCCGCGAAGGTGCGATGGTTCGGCTCGATCCGGCCAACCGCGCCTATGATGCGCAGCGTTATTCGCCCGCTCAGGTCCGCGTTCAGGGTAAACTCGCCGGGCTTCTGCGCCGTTACGATTGA
- a CDS encoding ComEC/Rec2 family competence protein: MSGIRNALERWLEAERDQLILWFPVAVGAGVTAWLMLPDPSAWRAALLMAGGVAFLALAVGRGGRAGRAVGIGALAAALGFSLIWLRASDAAGIVLTRPVIVAFEARVETIEPLAARELVRLRLAPIQVIDQPTDRKPTRLPEHVRVNLAEGDVPAALTRGATIRLKARLMPPPQPAVPGAYDYARVAWFDGIGGTGRGFAPVAVIAAGDAPGAGLRDRLSRHIQTRVEGSAGGIASALATGDQGAIAEEDAEAMRRSGLAHLLSVSGLHITAVVAATMLVVLRLLALSPWLALHFRLPLIAAAAGAAAAIGYTLLTGSQVPTIRSCVAALLVLAALAMGREAMTLRLVAAGAVVVLLLWPESLAGPSFQLSFAAITAIIALHEQPRVESWFAPRGERWIAKIGRGLGSLILTGLAVEFSLMPIALFHFHKAGFYGALANIVAIPWTTFVVMPLEALALLLDTAGLGAPLWWLTDHSLNLLLWLARTTAGLPGSVAALPAMPAGAYALMVLGGLWIALWRTRWRRLGLAPLAIGILWALTTPAPDLLVTGDGRHVAIRTTNGGLALLRDRVGDYTSDMLTENSGVDGEPLLLADQPDARCNRDLCLTERRIGSRTWRILATRSAYLVPAGELIAACKGADIVVSERRLPMACTPRWLKLDRPTLAQTGGVAITLQDAAVRTVFSPADAHPWVVAGKLPAGRLARRRFDRRTSSRSP; encoded by the coding sequence TTGTCCGGTATTCGTAACGCGCTCGAACGCTGGCTCGAAGCGGAGCGCGACCAGCTTATATTATGGTTTCCGGTAGCAGTCGGTGCTGGGGTGACGGCGTGGCTGATGCTGCCTGACCCATCGGCATGGCGCGCCGCTTTGCTCATGGCGGGTGGGGTGGCATTTCTGGCACTCGCGGTTGGGCGCGGCGGCCGGGCGGGAAGGGCGGTCGGCATCGGTGCGCTGGCGGCGGCGCTCGGCTTTTCGCTAATTTGGTTGCGGGCGAGCGACGCCGCCGGAATCGTGCTTACGCGGCCGGTGATCGTCGCGTTCGAGGCGCGGGTCGAGACGATCGAACCGCTGGCGGCGCGTGAACTGGTCCGGCTGCGGCTCGCGCCGATCCAGGTGATCGATCAGCCGACAGATCGAAAGCCGACCAGGCTGCCGGAGCATGTGCGTGTCAACCTGGCCGAGGGCGACGTGCCCGCAGCGCTTACCCGAGGTGCGACGATCCGGTTGAAGGCCCGGTTGATGCCACCGCCCCAGCCGGCGGTGCCGGGCGCCTATGATTATGCGCGGGTCGCCTGGTTTGACGGGATCGGCGGCACAGGGCGTGGCTTCGCTCCGGTCGCGGTGATCGCGGCGGGTGATGCACCCGGCGCTGGCCTACGCGACCGGCTTTCGCGCCATATCCAGACCCGCGTCGAGGGCAGCGCAGGCGGGATCGCCAGCGCGCTTGCAACTGGCGACCAAGGCGCGATCGCCGAGGAGGATGCCGAGGCGATGCGTCGTTCGGGCCTTGCGCATCTGTTGTCGGTCAGCGGCCTGCACATCACCGCGGTGGTGGCGGCGACGATGCTGGTCGTGCTGCGCCTGCTCGCGCTGAGCCCCTGGCTTGCACTGCATTTCCGCTTACCGCTGATCGCCGCGGCGGCCGGTGCCGCTGCCGCGATCGGCTATACGCTGCTTACCGGATCGCAGGTGCCGACGATCCGCTCATGCGTCGCGGCGCTGCTCGTGCTGGCCGCGCTGGCGATGGGACGCGAGGCGATGACCTTGCGGCTGGTTGCGGCGGGTGCGGTAGTCGTATTGTTGCTCTGGCCCGAATCACTCGCCGGGCCGAGCTTCCAGCTGTCCTTTGCCGCGATCACCGCGATCATCGCGTTGCACGAACAGCCGCGTGTGGAATCCTGGTTTGCGCCGCGTGGCGAGCGCTGGATCGCCAAAATCGGCAGGGGGCTGGGGTCGCTGATCCTGACCGGGTTGGCGGTGGAATTTTCGCTGATGCCGATTGCGTTGTTCCACTTCCACAAGGCAGGCTTTTACGGTGCGCTGGCCAATATCGTCGCGATTCCCTGGACCACGTTCGTCGTGATGCCGCTGGAAGCGCTGGCGCTGTTGCTCGATACCGCCGGCCTTGGCGCACCTTTGTGGTGGCTTACCGATCATTCGCTCAACCTGTTGTTATGGCTGGCGCGGACGACCGCCGGTTTGCCAGGATCGGTCGCGGCGCTGCCTGCCATGCCCGCCGGCGCCTATGCGCTGATGGTCCTGGGCGGATTATGGATTGCCTTGTGGCGCACGAGATGGCGGCGGCTCGGGCTCGCCCCGCTTGCGATCGGAATCTTGTGGGCCTTGACGACGCCGGCGCCCGATCTGCTGGTCACTGGCGATGGGCGCCACGTCGCGATCCGCACGACGAATGGCGGGCTGGCACTGCTGCGTGACCGGGTCGGCGACTATACGTCGGACATGCTCACCGAAAATAGCGGGGTCGATGGCGAGCCGCTGCTGCTGGCCGATCAGCCCGACGCGCGGTGCAATCGCGATTTGTGCCTGACCGAGCGGCGTATCGGCAGCCGAACCTGGCGCATCCTCGCCACGCGCAGCGCCTATCTGGTGCCGGCGGGCGAATTGATCGCGGCATGCAAGGGCGCGGATATCGTGGTCAGCGAGCGGCGCTTGCCCATGGCCTGCACACCGCGCTGGTTGAAGCTCGACCGGCCGACGCTGGCGCAGACCGGCGGTGTTGCGATCACATTGCAGGATGCCGCGGTCCGCACCGTATTCAGCCCGGCCGACGCGCATCCCTGGGTGGTGGCCGGTAAGTTACCCGCCGGCAGACTGGCACGAAGACGCTTTGACCGACGCACTTCCTCCCGTTCGCCCTAA
- the gltX gene encoding glutamate--tRNA ligase, translating into MTRFAPSPTGFLHIGGARTALFNWLFAKANGGKFLLRIEDTDRARSTQPAIDAILDSMTWLDLNWDGDAIFQFERAPRHAEVAHQLLASGHAYKCYATAEELTALRESQRAAKLPMRYDGRWRDRDPDEAPEDAPFVVRIKAPKDGATTINDQVQGPVTVQNSELDDFVLLRSDGTPTYMLAVVVDDHDMGVTHVIRGDDHLNNAFRQLSVIRGMGWPEPIYAHVPMIHGSDGGKLSKRHGAVGVDSYRDELGILPEALNNYLLRLGWGHGDDEIISREQAVEWFTLDGVGKSPSRFDLKKLENLNGHYIRLADDARLAEMVAGRLDFEPDARQRNLLRRSMAALKPRAANLIELTSGTAFLFRARPLEIDPAAADLLTADGRRILALAHSKLDALDGWDTEKLEDAVRQIAEEAGTKLGQVAQPLRAALTGKKTSPGIFEVLDLLGRDESLGRIADQMAA; encoded by the coding sequence ATTACCCGTTTCGCGCCGTCGCCAACCGGCTTCCTGCATATTGGCGGCGCGCGCACCGCGCTGTTCAACTGGCTATTCGCCAAGGCGAATGGCGGCAAATTCCTGCTCCGCATCGAAGATACCGATCGCGCGCGTTCGACTCAGCCGGCGATCGACGCAATTCTCGATTCGATGACCTGGCTTGACCTGAATTGGGACGGCGATGCGATATTCCAGTTCGAACGTGCGCCACGCCACGCCGAGGTCGCGCATCAACTGCTCGCCTCGGGCCATGCCTATAAATGCTACGCCACCGCTGAAGAGCTGACGGCGCTGCGCGAAAGCCAGAGGGCCGCGAAGCTGCCGATGCGTTATGATGGCCGCTGGCGCGACCGCGATCCGGACGAAGCACCGGAGGACGCGCCTTTCGTCGTGCGAATCAAGGCACCGAAGGACGGCGCCACGACGATCAACGACCAGGTCCAGGGCCCGGTCACCGTACAGAATTCGGAACTCGATGATTTCGTATTGCTGCGCTCGGACGGCACGCCGACCTATATGCTCGCGGTGGTGGTCGATGATCACGACATGGGCGTGACGCATGTCATTCGCGGCGACGATCATCTCAACAACGCATTCCGTCAATTGAGCGTGATCCGCGGAATGGGCTGGCCCGAACCAATCTACGCCCATGTTCCGATGATCCACGGATCGGACGGCGGCAAGCTGTCCAAGCGTCACGGCGCGGTCGGGGTCGATTCGTACCGTGACGAGCTCGGCATCCTGCCCGAGGCGCTGAACAATTATCTGCTTCGGCTCGGTTGGGGCCATGGTGACGATGAGATTATCAGCCGTGAACAGGCGGTTGAGTGGTTCACCCTTGATGGCGTCGGAAAATCACCATCCAGGTTCGATCTGAAAAAACTGGAGAACCTTAATGGTCATTATATCCGGCTCGCCGATGACGCACGGCTTGCCGAGATGGTCGCCGGCCGGCTGGACTTCGAACCCGACGCTCGACAGCGCAATCTTTTGCGGCGCAGCATGGCGGCGCTGAAGCCTCGGGCTGCCAATTTGATCGAGCTGACCAGCGGTACCGCCTTCCTGTTCCGCGCCCGTCCTCTTGAAATCGACCCTGCCGCCGCCGATCTTCTGACCGCCGATGGGCGCAGAATTCTCGCACTTGCACATAGCAAGCTTGACGCGCTCGACGGCTGGGATACGGAGAAACTTGAAGACGCGGTTCGGCAGATTGCCGAGGAGGCGGGGACGAAACTGGGTCAGGTCGCGCAACCGTTACGCGCGGCATTGACCGGCAAGAAGACCTCGCCCGGGATTTTCGAAGTGCTCGATTTGCTCGGGCGTGACGAGAGCCTCGGCCGGATCGCCGATCAGATGGCCGCCTGA
- a CDS encoding citrate synthase, with translation MSDTAKLSVGGKDLDFAVMPGTVGPDVIDIRKLYAQTGKFTYDPGFTSTASCDSAITYIDGDEGILLHRGYTIGELSKQSSFMEVSYLLLNGELPTKAELDNFSYTISRHTMLHEQLATFYRGFRRDAHPMAIMCGVVGALSAFYHDSADITDPRQRMIASHRLIAKMPTIAAMAYKYSVGQPFLYPDNSLSYTGNFLRMTFGVPAEEYVVNPVVERALDRIFILHADHEQNASTSTVRLAGSSGANPFACIAAGIACLWGPAHGGANEAALNMLREIGTVDRIPEYIARAKDKNDPFRLMGFGHRVYKNYDPRATVMQETVREVLGELGVTDPVFDVALKLEEMALNDPYFIEKKLFPNVDFYSGVILSAIGFPTTMFTALFALARTVGWVAQWNEMIADPEQKIGRPRQLYTGPAKRDYVPVGER, from the coding sequence ATGAGCGACACCGCAAAGCTGAGCGTCGGCGGCAAAGATCTTGATTTTGCCGTGATGCCGGGCACCGTCGGCCCTGACGTCATCGATATCCGCAAGCTCTATGCCCAGACCGGCAAGTTCACCTACGACCCCGGCTTCACCTCCACCGCGAGCTGCGATTCGGCGATCACCTATATCGATGGTGACGAAGGCATCCTGCTCCATCGCGGCTATACGATCGGCGAACTGTCCAAGCAGTCGAGCTTCATGGAAGTCTCGTACCTGCTGCTCAACGGCGAACTGCCGACCAAGGCCGAACTGGACAATTTCAGTTACACCATCAGCCGCCACACAATGCTGCATGAGCAGCTCGCGACCTTTTACCGCGGTTTCCGCCGCGACGCGCATCCGATGGCGATCATGTGCGGCGTGGTCGGCGCGCTGTCGGCCTTTTATCATGACTCTGCCGACATCACCGATCCGCGCCAGCGCATGATCGCCAGCCACCGGCTGATCGCGAAAATGCCGACGATCGCCGCGATGGCGTATAAATATTCGGTCGGGCAGCCTTTCCTCTATCCCGACAACTCCTTGTCCTACACCGGCAATTTCCTGCGCATGACGTTCGGCGTTCCGGCCGAGGAATATGTCGTCAACCCGGTGGTCGAGCGCGCGCTCGACCGCATCTTCATCCTTCATGCCGATCACGAGCAGAACGCGTCGACCTCGACCGTCCGTCTCGCCGGTTCATCGGGCGCCAATCCCTTCGCGTGCATCGCGGCCGGCATCGCCTGCCTGTGGGGTCCGGCACATGGCGGCGCCAACGAAGCCGCGCTCAACATGCTGCGCGAGATCGGCACGGTCGACCGGATTCCGGAATATATCGCCCGCGCCAAGGACAAGAACGATCCGTTCCGCCTGATGGGTTTCGGCCATCGCGTGTACAAGAATTACGATCCGCGCGCGACCGTGATGCAGGAAACTGTGCGTGAAGTGCTTGGCGAACTCGGCGTCACCGATCCTGTGTTCGACGTCGCGCTGAAGCTCGAGGAAATGGCGCTCAACGATCCGTATTTCATCGAGAAGAAGCTGTTCCCCAACGTCGATTTCTATTCCGGCGTGATCCTGTCGGCGATAGGGTTCCCGACGACGATGTTCACCGCCCTGTTCGCGCTCGCTCGCACCGTCGGCTGGGTCGCGCAGTGGAACGAGATGATCGCCGATCCGGAGCAGAAGATCGGCCGGCCGCGCCAGCTCTATACCGGCCCGGCCAAACGCGACTACGTGCCCGTCGGCGAGCGTTGA
- a CDS encoding HAMP domain-containing sensor histidine kinase: protein MNAVDSSLPPVRGLLDPDGRLIEADQRLNDLNTRAGGAIGMPIAIPQVATLARLAQRLGILISRGAVAGDDDGDIDLWVRANPGAEGVRLEITGWRARSPWRPGAPEGEREGDFLRSGADWLWETDAALRLSFLSVNAGAKHGFDAGDMLGQPLTRLFVLGEDREGQFPILGSLAMRQRFDDQRATIRATGQAVRLAATPRTDRQGAFAGFIGATHMIDPEPVAAAPFPENEGISGAFAARLDSALRNPLGRIIANADSINAQSEGPLRQDYADYAADIASAGRHLMGLVDDLVDLQAIERPDFRVASEAVDLADVSRRAAGLLGVRASDAKVKIDKPAPEDMLPATGEFRRALQVLVNLIGNAVRYSPADGMVWIRTEREGDIAAVIVADQGKGIALDDQKRIFEKFERVDPREAGGSGLGLYIARRLARAMGGDITVDSAPGQGARFVFTLPYRE, encoded by the coding sequence ATGAACGCGGTCGATTCCAGCCTGCCGCCGGTGCGCGGCCTGCTCGATCCCGACGGGAGGTTGATCGAGGCCGACCAGCGCCTCAACGATCTCAACACGCGCGCCGGCGGTGCAATCGGCATGCCGATCGCCATTCCGCAGGTCGCCACGTTGGCGCGGCTGGCGCAGCGGCTCGGCATCCTTATCTCACGCGGCGCTGTGGCCGGCGATGACGACGGCGATATCGATCTGTGGGTGCGCGCCAATCCGGGTGCGGAAGGTGTTCGCCTGGAAATCACCGGCTGGCGCGCTCGCTCGCCATGGCGGCCCGGCGCGCCCGAGGGTGAGCGCGAAGGCGATTTCCTGCGCAGCGGTGCGGACTGGTTGTGGGAAACCGACGCGGCCCTGCGGCTGAGCTTTTTGTCAGTCAACGCGGGCGCCAAACATGGCTTCGATGCTGGCGACATGCTCGGCCAGCCGCTGACTCGCCTGTTCGTGCTCGGCGAGGATCGCGAAGGGCAATTCCCGATCCTCGGCAGCCTCGCGATGCGCCAGCGCTTCGACGATCAGCGCGCAACGATCCGCGCGACCGGACAGGCGGTGCGACTCGCCGCCACGCCGCGCACCGATCGGCAAGGCGCGTTCGCCGGTTTCATCGGCGCCACGCACATGATCGACCCGGAACCCGTCGCGGCAGCCCCGTTCCCGGAGAATGAAGGCATATCCGGCGCATTCGCGGCGCGGCTTGATTCGGCATTGCGCAATCCGCTCGGCCGAATCATCGCCAATGCCGACAGCATCAATGCGCAATCGGAAGGCCCGCTACGCCAAGATTATGCCGACTATGCCGCCGATATTGCCAGCGCCGGTCGCCATCTGATGGGCCTGGTTGACGATCTGGTCGATCTTCAGGCGATCGAGCGTCCCGACTTCCGCGTCGCGAGCGAAGCGGTCGACCTCGCCGATGTTTCGCGCCGTGCCGCCGGCCTGCTCGGCGTGCGGGCGAGCGATGCGAAAGTGAAGATCGACAAGCCGGCGCCCGAGGACATGTTGCCCGCAACCGGCGAATTCCGTCGCGCGCTACAGGTGCTGGTCAATCTGATCGGCAATGCGGTGCGGTATTCGCCCGCCGACGGCATGGTGTGGATCCGCACCGAACGCGAAGGCGATATCGCTGCGGTGATCGTCGCCGACCAGGGCAAGGGCATCGCGCTCGACGACCAGAAGCGCATCTTCGAGAAATTCGAACGCGTCGATCCGCGCGAAGCGGGTGGCAGCGGCCTTGGCCTCTACATCGCGCGCCGTCTCGCCCGGGCGATGGGCGGCGACATCACCGTCGACAGCGCACCGGGGCAGGGCGCACGCTTCGTGTTTACGCTCCCGTATCGGGAATAG
- a CDS encoding DUF2336 domain-containing protein, producing MSITVRDMDDGPQRGGSPLLVRAAGADARAAQRLAVAIDDFFLPDEARLDDRSRSAMGSALAGMVAAIDGALRQHASRLLTAREELALAAALTAPGMLVLDRLVAAGLLRDTDLMRELIARVQQDALGDGLPSTAPDEPEKPSLLSRLVNQADSVVATSAMALLTAESRRRGASEGGTGSHTDLPADLHHRLVWWVAAALRERFATGATEAVAALDRALAEAAVRSLAAHDEGDRLEATAMRLAVAIEATPRELPALLVEALGDRRIALFTALIAHAMGLDYGQAREVVIDPRADRLWLVLRALELDREPIARIGLALCEADPRRDLEGFAESIGDIVAVPADAARAALAPLKLHPDYRAAQLALTRGRAA from the coding sequence ATGTCGATTACCGTTCGCGACATGGATGACGGCCCTCAAAGGGGGGGCAGCCCGCTGCTCGTACGCGCAGCGGGCGCAGACGCGCGTGCCGCCCAGCGCCTTGCGGTGGCGATCGACGACTTTTTTCTGCCCGACGAAGCACGGCTCGACGATCGGTCGCGATCGGCGATGGGATCCGCGCTTGCCGGTATGGTCGCGGCGATCGACGGCGCACTGCGGCAGCATGCCTCACGCCTGTTGACCGCGCGCGAGGAACTGGCGCTGGCTGCGGCGCTGACCGCGCCGGGCATGTTGGTACTCGACCGCCTCGTTGCCGCGGGGCTGCTCCGCGATACCGACCTGATGCGCGAACTGATTGCGCGGGTGCAACAGGACGCGCTGGGTGACGGTTTGCCTTCGACCGCCCCAGACGAACCTGAAAAGCCAAGCCTGCTCTCGCGTCTGGTGAATCAAGCCGATTCCGTCGTCGCGACGAGCGCGATGGCATTGCTCACCGCGGAAAGCCGACGGCGCGGCGCGAGCGAAGGCGGCACCGGATCGCACACGGACCTGCCTGCCGATTTGCATCACCGCCTGGTATGGTGGGTCGCCGCCGCCCTGCGCGAGCGGTTCGCAACCGGTGCGACCGAGGCGGTCGCGGCACTGGATCGTGCACTGGCCGAAGCTGCGGTACGCAGCCTTGCCGCACATGACGAAGGCGATCGACTCGAGGCGACCGCCATGCGCCTCGCCGTCGCGATCGAAGCGACGCCGCGCGAACTGCCCGCTTTGCTGGTCGAGGCGCTTGGCGACCGCCGCATTGCCCTGTTCACTGCGCTGATCGCGCATGCGATGGGGTTGGATTATGGTCAGGCGCGCGAAGTGGTGATCGACCCCCGGGCCGACCGGTTGTGGCTGGTGCTGCGCGCGCTGGAGCTGGACCGCGAACCGATCGCCCGGATCGGTCTGGCGCTGTGCGAAGCTGACCCGCGCCGCGATCTCGAAGGCTTTGCCGAATCGATCGGCGATATCGTCGCGGTGCCGGCCGATGCCGCGCGTGCCGCGCTTGCGCCGCTCAAGCTTCACCCTGATTATCGTGCCGCCCAACTGGCGCTTACCCGCGGGCGGGCGGCATGA
- a CDS encoding Hpt domain-containing protein yields MAYDPGAIDATLAAAVGDEPALIAELREAFLDSVRRGLDGLECARDSDSWQSAAWRLKGLAASFGAIRLMAIATEAATVPPQDVVLLRKLRRAVERL; encoded by the coding sequence ATGGCGTATGATCCCGGTGCAATCGATGCGACGCTGGCGGCTGCGGTGGGCGACGAGCCCGCGCTGATCGCCGAGCTGCGCGAAGCGTTCCTCGACAGTGTCCGGCGTGGGCTGGACGGTCTCGAATGTGCACGCGATTCCGACAGCTGGCAGTCCGCCGCTTGGCGGCTGAAAGGCCTGGCGGCAAGCTTCGGCGCGATCCGCCTGATGGCGATCGCCACCGAAGCGGCAACCGTGCCGCCACAGGACGTGGTCCTGCTGCGCAAGCTTCGCCGCGCGGTGGAGCGGCTCTGA